A stretch of the Clostridium fungisolvens genome encodes the following:
- a CDS encoding MetQ/NlpA family ABC transporter substrate-binding protein — MNIKRLGAIAIALTIGATALAGCGAKSASGEKKKEVIKLGVTGDDHRVWDNVKERLAKENIQLEIVTFSDYVRPNQALNDGDIDANAFQTIAYFDQFKKDHNLDLTSIGYTVLAPMGIYSKKIKDIKTLKDGAKVAIPNDATNEGRALLLLQDAGLIKLKDGTGIKPTLKDIVENTKKLNITELVATQIPRSIEDVDIAVINNGVAVDAGYAPLKDSIYIEDTKKESAKNYFNLIAVRTKDKDSALLKKLVEVYQTDETKKVIEETTKGSSIPVF, encoded by the coding sequence ATGAATATAAAAAGATTAGGGGCAATAGCAATAGCATTAACAATTGGAGCCACAGCATTAGCAGGATGTGGAGCAAAATCAGCTTCTGGAGAAAAGAAGAAAGAAGTTATAAAACTTGGGGTCACAGGAGATGATCACAGAGTATGGGACAATGTAAAGGAGAGGTTAGCGAAAGAAAATATACAGTTAGAGATTGTGACCTTTAGTGACTATGTAAGACCCAATCAAGCTCTAAACGATGGAGATATTGATGCAAATGCATTTCAAACTATAGCCTATTTTGATCAATTTAAAAAAGATCATAACTTAGATTTAACGTCCATAGGTTATACTGTTTTAGCTCCAATGGGGATATATTCAAAGAAAATTAAAGACATAAAAACTTTGAAGGATGGAGCAAAGGTAGCAATTCCTAACGATGCCACTAATGAAGGAAGAGCGCTTTTATTATTACAGGATGCAGGTTTAATCAAGCTTAAAGATGGCACAGGGATTAAGCCAACATTGAAGGATATTGTTGAAAACACTAAAAAGCTTAATATAACAGAACTAGTTGCAACGCAAATTCCAAGATCCATTGAGGATGTTGATATAGCGGTTATAAATAATGGAGTAGCTGTTGATGCAGGATATGCTCCATTAAAGGATTCCATTTATATAGAGGATACTAAGAAAGAGAGTGCAAAAAATTATTTTAATCTTATAGCTGTAAGAACAAAAGATAAGGATAGTGCACTTCTAAAGAAGCTTGTGGAAGTATATCAAACTGACGAAACCAAGAAAGTTATAGAAGAAACAACAAAGGGTTCATCTATACCAGTATTTTAA
- a CDS encoding methionine ABC transporter permease has translation MLQVLQNLMPNVIELFPDMIKALGETLLMVLIAGTISTAIGLPVGVTLVVTRPGNILENKVVYSLLGKIINIFRSIPFVILLAAIIPLTRFLVGTTIGLKGAIVPLVLGSVPFVARQIESALLDIDSGVIEAAQAMGSSAFEIVYRIFLKEGLPGIVYALTITTVSLIGFSAVAGTVGGGGLGDFAIRYGYQYFKTDIMVATIIILLVLVNGIQSLGELLLSRLKH, from the coding sequence ATGCTTCAAGTCTTACAGAATCTTATGCCTAATGTAATAGAATTATTTCCAGATATGATAAAGGCTCTAGGTGAGACCTTGCTTATGGTTCTTATCGCGGGAACTATATCTACAGCAATAGGACTTCCTGTAGGCGTCACTCTAGTGGTGACAAGACCAGGAAATATACTTGAAAATAAAGTTGTATACAGTCTTTTAGGAAAAATAATAAATATATTTAGGTCTATACCATTTGTTATACTTTTGGCAGCTATTATACCATTAACACGGTTTTTAGTTGGAACAACAATTGGTCTTAAAGGAGCGATAGTTCCGCTAGTTTTGGGGTCTGTACCTTTTGTGGCAAGACAGATAGAATCAGCACTTTTAGATATTGATAGTGGAGTAATAGAAGCTGCACAAGCTATGGGCTCAAGTGCTTTTGAGATAGTATATAGAATTTTTCTAAAAGAAGGACTGCCAGGAATAGTTTATGCACTCACAATAACTACAGTAAGCTTAATAGGTTTTTCAGCAGTGGCTGGAACTGTTGGAGGGGGAGGACTTGGAGATTTTGCTATAAGATATGGTTATCAATATTTCAAAACTGATATCATGGTAGCGACAATAATTATTCTTTTAGTTTTAGTTAATGGGATACAGAGTCTTGGGGAGCTTTTATTAAGCAGGTTAAAGCATTAA
- a CDS encoding methionine ABC transporter ATP-binding protein, protein MILLKNVSKTYHSKDGKVEAVKNVNLYVEPGKIVGIIGYSGAGKSTLIRCINLLEKPTSGEVIVNDKELTKLSPKELRKSREKIGMIFQHFNLMRSRDVFENVAYPLKGKGLSRERIKEKVESLLNLVGLSDKVKAYPSQLSGGQKQRVAIARALANDPQVLLCDEATSALDPETTHSILSLLKEINEKLALTIVLITHQMEVVKEICHEVAVMDKGEVVEAGSLVQIFSEPKANMTKNFISTIFKYDKIYELLNSNSFIGELTEEEIIAKISFVGQNTGQAFISKLSRKFKVDASILFGNIEIIQQVPIGNLIVKLNGAREGIRTAFEYLEEKNVHVEVIRDASSLTESYA, encoded by the coding sequence ATGATTTTGTTAAAGAATGTATCAAAGACTTATCACTCCAAAGATGGCAAAGTAGAAGCTGTAAAGAATGTAAACCTGTATGTTGAACCTGGCAAGATTGTTGGAATCATTGGTTATAGCGGAGCAGGAAAGAGTACTTTGATTAGATGTATAAATTTACTTGAAAAGCCTACTAGTGGTGAAGTTATTGTTAATGATAAGGAGTTAACGAAACTATCACCAAAAGAGCTTAGGAAAAGTAGAGAAAAGATAGGTATGATATTTCAACACTTCAACCTTATGAGAAGTAGAGATGTTTTTGAAAATGTGGCATATCCGTTGAAAGGGAAGGGGCTAAGTAGAGAGCGGATAAAAGAAAAGGTTGAAAGCTTACTAAATTTAGTTGGTTTGAGTGATAAGGTAAAAGCATATCCGTCCCAGTTAAGTGGAGGTCAAAAACAAAGAGTGGCAATAGCGAGAGCACTTGCAAATGATCCACAGGTACTTTTATGTGATGAAGCTACTTCAGCTCTTGATCCTGAAACAACACACTCGATACTGTCACTGCTAAAAGAAATAAATGAAAAATTAGCACTTACTATAGTCTTAATAACTCATCAGATGGAAGTAGTTAAGGAAATATGTCATGAGGTAGCAGTAATGGATAAAGGAGAAGTTGTTGAAGCGGGAAGCTTAGTGCAGATATTCTCTGAACCAAAGGCAAATATGACGAAAAATTTTATCTCAACAATTTTTAAATATGATAAAATCTACGAACTTTTAAATAGCAACTCTTTTATTGGAGAGCTTACAGAGGAAGAAATCATAGCTAAGATATCTTTTGTAGGACAGAATACAGGTCAGGCCTTCATATCAAAACTTTCTAGAAAGTTTAAAGTAGATGCAAGTATACTTTTTGGAAATATAGAGATTATTCAGCAAGTTCCAATAGGGAATTTGATTGTAAAACTAAATGGTGCAAGAGAAGGTATTAGAACTGCCTTTGAATATTTAGAGGAGAAAAATGTGCACGTGGAGGTGATACGAGATGCTTCAAGTCTTACAGAATCTTATGCCTAA